One region of Mucilaginibacter sp. 14171R-50 genomic DNA includes:
- a CDS encoding Rrf2 family transcriptional regulator, with product MNGRFPIAMHIMTLLCKADGLLSSDYMAGSINVNPALVRKELSNLNKHQMVTSREGKNGGYSLSKPAREISLASIYKAVKPNQVLGQAKNEPNPACPVGKQINEHLNGLDNEIEQTMMNKLGTTNLAEFCKKFN from the coding sequence ATGAATGGCCGGTTTCCTATTGCAATGCACATCATGACCCTGCTTTGTAAAGCTGACGGTTTGTTATCATCTGACTACATGGCGGGTAGCATCAATGTTAACCCGGCATTGGTGCGTAAAGAACTGAGCAACCTAAATAAGCATCAAATGGTAACAAGCCGCGAGGGCAAAAACGGAGGGTACAGTTTAAGTAAACCCGCCCGCGAAATTAGCCTTGCGAGTATTTACAAGGCGGTTAAGCCAAATCAAGTATTGGGGCAGGCTAAAAACGAGCCTAACCCCGCCTGCCCGGTTGGTAAACAGATCAACGAACATTTAAATGGCCTGGATAACGAAATTGAACAAACTATGATGAATAAGTTGGGTACCACGAACCTGGCTGAGTTTTGCAAAAAGTTCAATTAA
- a CDS encoding universal stress protein has protein sequence MKTYLVPVDFSEAALNAAHFAASLSHQSDVTTIILMNAYYISPYETMLPDTNMVMLRQEEIEEEARDRVEGLKKLRDKLSKQVKEGVKINIRLNRSHLLRAVVDVIAEDDADLVILGSIGNSTVREGSAGIGDHVIKISKASAVPVIVVPPDYRYHLINEAVLACDFKKVKENIPMDVLHKLLGKQMVKLLVVNINPSGKDADTEQLAQQTAVHGMLKSFRPKYFYVNNPDVITGILNFAAEQKAQMVIALPHTYSFLQSILHNSISQQLAKNSTIPVLLLK, from the coding sequence ATGAAAACCTATCTTGTACCCGTCGATTTTTCTGAAGCCGCATTGAATGCCGCTCATTTTGCTGCCAGTTTAAGTCATCAAAGCGATGTAACAACCATTATCCTGATGAATGCTTATTACATATCGCCATACGAGACAATGCTCCCTGATACAAATATGGTAATGCTGCGCCAGGAGGAGATAGAAGAGGAAGCAAGAGACCGCGTGGAGGGATTAAAAAAACTACGCGACAAACTTAGCAAGCAGGTTAAGGAAGGCGTTAAGATAAACATACGTTTAAACCGGTCGCACTTGTTGCGCGCGGTGGTTGATGTGATTGCCGAAGATGACGCCGACCTGGTGATATTAGGCAGTATCGGCAACAGTACCGTACGCGAAGGAAGCGCCGGTATTGGCGATCATGTTATCAAAATTTCAAAGGCGAGTGCGGTGCCGGTTATTGTAGTACCGCCTGATTACCGGTACCACTTAATTAATGAAGCTGTTTTAGCGTGCGATTTTAAGAAGGTTAAAGAAAATATACCAATGGATGTTTTGCACAAACTATTAGGCAAACAGATGGTTAAGTTATTGGTGGTGAATATAAATCCTTCGGGCAAGGATGCCGATACCGAACAATTGGCGCAGCAAACGGCGGTGCATGGCATGTTAAAAAGTTTCCGGCCTAAGTATTTTTACGTAAACAACCCCGATGTTATTACCGGAATACTGAATTTTGCCGCGGAACAAAAAGCCCAGATGGTTATCGCTCTGCCACACACCTATAGTTTCCTGCAATCCATATTACATAACAGCATATCACAACAGTTAGCAAAAAACTCCACTATACCCGTTTTGTTGCTTAAATG